A window of Zingiber officinale cultivar Zhangliang chromosome 5A, Zo_v1.1, whole genome shotgun sequence contains these coding sequences:
- the LOC121982970 gene encoding U-box domain-containing protein 52-like, producing the protein MHEQKKNLQLIISADQQIKVMDMILEGTDVAKGVVEFISQSGINKLVVGASRGGFVRSFRNLDISVNIYKTVPDFCTAYVISKGKLSSVKNAIRPAPAVSPLRIQLQKQANADQPSQQEKKGTMIDLTCHLARLVSRTTEGGIHLSGDAAASTLNLSKETESIR; encoded by the exons ATGCATGAACAGAAAAAGAATTTGCAATTAATCATCTCTGCTGATCAACAGATCAAAGTCATGGATATGATCTTGGAGGGCACTGACGTAGCTAAGGGCGTAGTGGAGTTCATCTCTCAGTCGGGGATCAACAAACTAGTCGTCGGAGCATCGAGAGGAGGCTTTGTGAG ATCATTCAGAAACTTGGACATCAGCGTCAACATTTACAAAACCGTGCCTGATTTCTGCACTGCTTATGTGATAAGCAAAGGCAAGCTCTCCTCTGTTAAAAATGCGATCCGACCAGCTCCGGCCGTTTCGCCTTTGAGAATCCAGCTCCAGAAACAAGCCAACGCAGATCAACCAAGTCAACAGGAGAAGAAAGGTACGATGATCGACTTAACTTGTCATTTGGCTCGACTAGTTTCACGAACAACTGAAGGAGGCATACATTTGTCAGGTGATGCTGCAGCTTCGACTCTCAATCTGAGTAAAGAAACAGAATCAATCAGGTAA